The sequence below is a genomic window from Candidatus Baltobacteraceae bacterium.
GGAGCATCGTCGCACCGACGGCGGGTACGACCGCCAGGTTCGCCAGCACCGCGTAAGGCGAGAACGTGTTGAAGATTGCCGCCGTCAACGGCCACGTTCCCAACTGCGTCGCGATCGTGAGCGTAACGCCTTCGCGGACGCCTTCGGGGAGCGAGGCGATCGGCCGCAGCACCTCGCCGATCGGATCCGCCCAAGCGGCGATCGCAACGATGCACGAGAACGAGAGCGCGAACGACGCTCCTGGGATTGCGAGCGGATCGCAGAGCCCCACCACGAGTGCCGCCGCCGCGATGGCGTTAAACGAAAGCGTCTTCGCACCGTACGCTCGCGCTGCGAGTGCGAACGAAAGCATCGTGGCCGCGCGCATCGCCGGCACGTGCATTCCGCTCGCAAGCGCATAGAACCACACGCAGAGGATCGTGCCGGCGCACGCGCCAACCCGCGAAACGCGCAGCGCGCCGAGTAACGCCAGAACGAGTCCGCCCACGACGCCGAGATGCAGCCCGGCCGTCACCAAAACGTGTACGGTTCCCGTCTCTTGGAATTCGGCGCGCAGATCGGGCGCCAGCGAACCGCGGTCGCCCCAGAGTTCGCCCGCGAGAATCGACGCTGCGGGTTCCTCGAGTCGCGCCCGCAGCGCCGCTCCCGCCCACGCATGCAGGCGCGCGACTTCGATTGCCACGGTGGCGCGGGCCGGTGGAAGAAGCGCGAGTAGCCGAGCGCCGGCGATGCGTCCGGCGGCGCCGCGATCGCGCTCGAGGTTGCGCTCGCTTGGCTCCTGTGGATTGCGCGCGTCGTCGAACGGTTCGACGCGTCCGCGCAGCAGTACGTGAGCCGCGATCGCCGGAACGAACCCCGATGCGCTTACCAGGAGAGTGGGCCCGTCGTCGAGCGCGCAGAGAAACGAACTCGTGCCGCTTTGCGCCTGCACATCGCCTACAACCGTACAGCGGATGCGCGTCGTGCGGTCGGGCTCGACCGTCGCGGCGGTCGCGAGGTGACCCCACGCGCTCGCGGCACCCGCGACCAGGGCGACGACAAGCACCACGCGAAAGCGGGCAGACCCATCGTGCGCGCGTGCGGCGACGAGCAGAAACGCCGCCAATCCCAAGCACGCTACGGCCCGTTGTTCGGATAACAGTGGTTGGACTGCGGCGGCACCGAGAAGTGCGGCCGCTGCGATGGCGACCAGTGGCCAACGTTCCATCGCTCCACCGACTGCGACGGCGCGAGCGGACGGCAAGATCGAACTCTGAAGTATTCCGGAAGGAAAGAGACTGCGTGCGCATCATCGTCACCGGCGGCGCCGGATTTATCGGATCACATATCGTCGACGCGTATCTCGCCGAGGGGCACGAAGTGCTCGTGCTCGATTCGCTATGGGAACACGGCGGCGGTCGCCGTCAGAACGTGCCCGAGCGCGCGAACTTCATTCACCTGGATATCCGCGATGCCAACATCACGCGCGTCTTTACGGAGTTCAAACCGGAGATCGTTTCGCACCACGCCGCGCAGCATAGCGTGGCGATCGGTTCGCGCGACCCGATCTTCGACGCGCAAGTCAACGTGGTCGGGCTGCTCAACGTGCTCGACAACTGCGTGAAGGCCGGCGTCCGAAAAGTGATCTTCGCATCGAGCGGCGCGACCTTCGGTTCGCCCGAGAAGCTGCCGATCGACGAGCGGACGCCGCAGCGTCCGACATCGCCCTACGGCATCACGAAGATGGTAGCCGAACACTATCTGCGCTTTTATAAGAGCGAACACGGGCTCGATTTTACGGCGCTGCGCTATGGCAACGTGTACGGCCCCCGGCAGGATCCCAACGGGGAGGCCGGCGTGATCTCCATCTTTATCGGCAAGTTTTTGGCAAAGCAAGGCATCCGGATCGACTGGGACGGCGAGCAGACGCGAGACTACGTCTTCGTGCGCGACGTCGCGCTCGCCAACGTGCTGGCGCTCGAGCGCGGTGCCGGAACGTGCTA
It includes:
- a CDS encoding ComEC/Rec2 family competence protein; its protein translation is MERWPLVAIAAAALLGAAAVQPLLSEQRAVACLGLAAFLLVAARAHDGSARFRVVLVVALVAGAASAWGHLATAATVEPDRTTRIRCTVVGDVQAQSGTSSFLCALDDGPTLLVSASGFVPAIAAHVLLRGRVEPFDDARNPQEPSERNLERDRGAAGRIAGARLLALLPPARATVAIEVARLHAWAGAALRARLEEPAASILAGELWGDRGSLAPDLRAEFQETGTVHVLVTAGLHLGVVGGLVLALLGALRVSRVGACAGTILCVWFYALASGMHVPAMRAATMLSFALAARAYGAKTLSFNAIAAAALVVGLCDPLAIPGASFALSFSCIVAIAAWADPIGEVLRPIASLPEGVREGVTLTIATQLGTWPLTAAIFNTFSPYAVLANLAVVPAVGATML
- a CDS encoding NAD-dependent epimerase/dehydratase family protein, which translates into the protein MRIIVTGGAGFIGSHIVDAYLAEGHEVLVLDSLWEHGGGRRQNVPERANFIHLDIRDANITRVFTEFKPEIVSHHAAQHSVAIGSRDPIFDAQVNVVGLLNVLDNCVKAGVRKVIFASSGATFGSPEKLPIDERTPQRPTSPYGITKMVAEHYLRFYKSEHGLDFTALRYGNVYGPRQDPNGEAGVISIFIGKFLAKQGIRIDWDGEQTRDYVFVRDVALANVLALERGAGTCYCIGTNRRTSVNEIYASLVDITGFEAPIARGPKRAGDARDAQFDPSLAAAELGWKPVTALLDGMRATYDFFKGRMPVA